A genomic stretch from Gemmatimonadota bacterium includes:
- a CDS encoding Ldh family oxidoreductase — MNVKVENLRALCQSILTDRGLDAPDAHIVTDILIEAELRGRPTHGMIRLSGIAERVSQGTQLPMVVEKDAPAYTLINGRDNLGYLVAHRCACAAIDKAKQSGVGVVGARDTSHSGMLGYYASMIADAGLIGLVMCNTGPRIVPWGGQQPILGTNPIAAGFPSAEGQVLVDFSCAAITNGEILVALKDGKEIPPGRALGPDGKPTTDPEQARAGGALPFGEHKGYALSVMIQIFSGILLNAAPVPEMGKNYGIFMLAIDPSIFLGMDIFQSGISEVIYTIKNSMPADGVTEILIPGERAFRERAMRIQSGVDIDDELMEELQQLA, encoded by the coding sequence ATGAACGTCAAAGTCGAAAATTTGCGTGCGTTGTGCCAATCTATCCTGACCGATCGCGGACTCGACGCACCTGACGCGCATATTGTGACAGATATTTTGATCGAAGCCGAATTGCGCGGACGCCCAACACATGGGATGATTCGCCTATCCGGCATTGCCGAACGCGTATCTCAAGGTACCCAATTGCCCATGGTCGTAGAAAAAGATGCGCCAGCTTATACCCTCATCAATGGACGAGATAATCTGGGCTATCTGGTAGCACATCGGTGTGCCTGCGCCGCGATTGACAAAGCCAAACAGAGTGGGGTGGGCGTTGTGGGTGCGCGCGATACGAGCCACAGTGGGATGCTGGGCTATTACGCCTCTATGATAGCCGATGCGGGCCTGATAGGACTGGTTATGTGCAACACAGGCCCGCGCATTGTCCCCTGGGGCGGGCAGCAGCCCATACTTGGTACAAATCCTATCGCAGCGGGATTTCCCTCAGCAGAAGGTCAAGTACTGGTCGATTTTTCGTGCGCGGCAATCACCAATGGCGAAATATTGGTGGCACTCAAAGACGGCAAAGAAATTCCCCCAGGACGCGCACTGGGACCAGATGGCAAGCCGACCACCGACCCCGAGCAAGCGCGCGCGGGTGGGGCATTGCCCTTTGGCGAACACAAAGGATACGCTTTGAGTGTAATGATTCAAATCTTTTCCGGCATCTTGCTCAATGCTGCACCCGTACCTGAAATGGGAAAAAATTACGGGATTTTCATGCTGGCCATTGATCCCTCAATTTTTTTGGGGATGGACATCTTTCAATCGGGAATTAGCGAAGTCATCTACACCATTAAAAACTCAATGCCCGCAGATGGCGTAACCGAAATTTTGATCCCGGGTGAGCGCGCCTTCAGAGAACGCGCGATGCGGATACA
- a CDS encoding insulinase family protein, with protein sequence MRVRCVESAIGQDRLAQRTQIFDFDVHEDDDLLKGISVTISIDNIYSCYYMRKTNWAVTEALPLKFYVRTPMSEPQIYTLENGIRVVVEPMPGAQSAVVAFRFTFGAKDDPNDRLGITRIAEDVLFKGTPRNDARAIFDAFDGLGIRRSSSTSVEYTSFLAQVLPDKFKPALELYAELFRSASFPSDQVEIAKTITLEELKRMEDNPIQQAMYMTYKAGLGSPMGRIPLGEPDTVSAIVPAGVRRHWDAHCRPGHLLIGVAGGLDAETVIETVGDVFGGWAGKAPDSGESHPISVADRSVHREKPSEQAHICLLSCGVPRGHGLYYAGQLVIAILSGGGSSRLFTEVREKRGLAYSVSAFYQAYRGGGLMAVYAGTTADRAQETLDVCQSELARLRRDVTAEELVRAKTVLKGRLFTIGDLPEGRAGGIIEDLFLEGRVRTIDEIAAGIDAVTLDQIPQYIETFPPRPGTLLVLGPRSLEG encoded by the coding sequence ATGCGCGTCAGGTGCGTCGAGTCCGCGATCGGTCAGGATAGATTGGCACAACGCACGCAAATTTTCGACTTTGACGTTCATGAAGATGATGACCTCCTGAAAGGAATAAGTGTCACAATATCTATTGACAATATATATTCATGTTATTACATGAGAAAAACCAATTGGGCAGTCACAGAGGCACTGCCCCTAAAATTTTATGTGAGGACCCCAATGTCCGAGCCACAAATTTATACTCTCGAAAACGGCATTCGCGTGGTTGTCGAACCCATGCCAGGTGCGCAATCGGCTGTTGTTGCGTTCCGTTTTACGTTTGGCGCAAAAGACGATCCCAACGACAGATTGGGCATTACGCGCATTGCAGAAGATGTTCTCTTTAAGGGTACGCCCAGGAACGACGCACGCGCCATATTTGACGCTTTTGACGGTCTTGGGATAAGGCGCAGTTCTTCGACTTCCGTCGAATACACCTCTTTTCTCGCGCAAGTCCTGCCCGACAAATTCAAACCCGCACTTGAACTTTATGCCGAACTTTTTCGCAGTGCATCTTTTCCCAGTGATCAGGTCGAGATCGCCAAGACCATCACGCTTGAGGAACTCAAACGCATGGAGGACAACCCCATACAACAGGCCATGTATATGACCTATAAGGCAGGGCTTGGTTCACCTATGGGCAGGATTCCTCTTGGAGAACCCGATACAGTGTCGGCTATTGTACCTGCGGGCGTTCGCCGCCATTGGGATGCACATTGCAGGCCAGGCCATTTGCTCATTGGGGTTGCAGGCGGCCTGGATGCGGAAACTGTAATCGAGACTGTTGGTGATGTTTTTGGCGGATGGGCAGGTAAAGCACCAGATAGCGGAGAGTCTCATCCCATTTCTGTTGCCGATCGCAGTGTACATCGCGAAAAGCCATCAGAGCAAGCCCATATTTGTCTGCTCTCTTGCGGTGTTCCACGAGGCCACGGTCTCTATTACGCGGGTCAACTCGTCATTGCCATTCTTTCCGGCGGCGGATCGAGCCGATTATTTACAGAGGTCCGCGAAAAACGCGGCCTGGCTTATAGTGTGTCGGCTTTTTATCAGGCATACCGCGGTGGCGGTCTGATGGCGGTTTATGCAGGCACAACTGCTGATCGCGCCCAGGAGACTCTGGATGTCTGCCAATCAGAGCTTGCGCGATTGCGCCGCGATGTCACTGCCGAAGAACTCGTCCGAGCCAAGACAGTACTCAAGGGCCGCCTTTTTACCATTGGCGATTTGCCCGAGGGCCGCGCTGGAGGTATTATTGAAGATTTATTTCTCGAGGGCCGCGTGCGAACAATTGACGAAATCGCCGCTGGCATTGATGCCGTTACCCTCGATCAGATTCCGCAATATATTGAGACTTTTCCCCCAAGACCTGGTACATTGCTGGTTTTAGGACCTCGATCGTTGGAGGGCTAA